The DNA segment GATATTACGGGCATAGATAACATTACTATAGAGTGTTTTTAACAAACGATACAAAGTATCAAACACCACGACCGGACGCGCATTACCAATATGCACGCGGTTATAAACCGTAGGGCCACAGACATACATCTTTACGGTATCTTCTTCGATGGGGGTAAAGACTTCTTTTTCGCCGCTATAGCTGTTGTAAACTTTTAAGGTCATGGTGTTGTTCTACTAATTAATCAATCAAACCAATAATTGCATACTGGCCATTAAAACGCACTGCTTCTTTGCCCCGGCACCAGATACTGGAACTGACTTTGGCGCGGGCTTTACCGCGATTATTAAAGGACTCAAAGAAACTATCCCAGTCAGCATCTTCCGGCTCATAGCAGGTGGCGATAATCACTTCATCGTCCACCGGCGCCAGATAATCAATCTCGGCATGACTTACGACCATATTGGGGTTGATGCCCCGCTGGCGACCTTGCAGATAAACCATACCCCAGCAGTTCATTACCGATACACAATAAAGGCTGCCACCAAAGGCAGTCATCTTGTCATTGATAGAGGGCTCCAAATCAATCGCCAGTGAAAACTTATCACCAGTGTACTCATGCACTCGCATATTCAGGTATTTGGTAATGGGCAGTGTTTCGGCAAAAAACTCACCAAGCAAAGGGCTTACCTGTTCGGGAGGTAATAAATCAGCCATGGATGAAAAACCTTATAGTAAATCGATTAATGTTTTAGCGGCGATAAACGGTGTGGTTTCGCCGTTAACCACTTTTTTATGCAGATCGGGAAGCTGCTGCTTCACATCGGGGTTTTGCTTGAGTTTTAACTCCAGCATTTCAAATAATAACTTATCCATCCACTCCTGATTCTGGCGGGAGCGTTTTTCATAAAAGGCGTTATTTTTAACAGCATCAATATGGTAGTTGGAGATCATGCCCCAAACAGTATCGATATTGTTTTTTTCCTGAGCCGAGCAGGTTAATACCTGCGGTGACCAGAAAGAAGACTGTCTTAATAGATGCAGCGCATTTTCATAATGGCGCTTGGTTTGTGCGGCGAGGTTCAGGGATTCACCATCGGCTTTATTGACCACTAGCGCATCGGCCAATTCCATAATGCCTTTTTTGATACCCTGCAATTCATCACCGGCATTGGGCAGCATTAACACCATAAAGAAATCGACCATACCGGCCACTTCGTATTCGCTTTGCCCTACGCCAACCGTTTCTACAATAATCACATCGTAGCCTGCCGCTTCACATAGCAACATGGTTTCACGGGTTTTCTGGGCTACACCGCCCAGGGCGCCTTCCGAGGGAGAGGGTCGAATATAAGCTTCGTTGCGACGGGATAGTTCTTCCATCCGGGTTTTATCACCCAGAATAGAACCACCGGCCAAGGGTGAACTAGGGTCAACCGCCAATACGGCAACCTTTTTACCCTGCTCTATGAGGTAAAGCCCGAAAGTTTCAATAAAAGTAGATTTACCAACACCAGGAATACCGGTAATACCAATCCGAATACTGTTGCCGGTTTTGGGTAAAACCTGTTCGAGGATTTGCTGAGCTTGCGCGCGGTGGTTATCCAGCTTACTCTCGACCAAAGTAATCGCCTTGGCGAGCGCCCGGCGATTACCCTGTTGTAGTTGGTCGAGATCGATCGTCATTTATAGTTTGTACGCCGCATTGATAGAGTCGAGAACATCGCGGGCTGCCAGAGGAATTTTGGTACCGGGACCAAAGATACCTTTAACGCCTGCGTCATACAGATAATCATAATCCTGTTTAGGAATAACGCCACCGGCAACAACAATAATATCGTCAGCGCCCTGCTTTTTCAGTTCTTCAATCAATGAAGGTACTAATGTTTTATGGCCTGCCGCCTGCGAAGAAACACCGACAACGTGAACATCGTTTTCTACTGCCTGCTTGGCGACTTCTTCCGGGGTTGAGAACATAGGCGATAAATCGATATCAAAACCTACATCGGCAAAAGCGGTAGCAATAACCTTGGCACCACGATCGTGACCATCCTGGCCCATTTTACAAACCAGCATACGAGGACGACGACCATGCTTTTCTACAAAGTTGTCGATATCACCGGAAATACCCTGCCAGTTTTCGTCATCTTGATAAGCGCTACCGTAAACACCTGAGACCGTTTGCGAGTTAGCGTTAAAGCGACCAAATTCACGTTCCATAGCGAATGAAATCTCCCCGACTGTCGCCCGTAAGCGAGTGGCTTTCACTGCTAAGTCTAGCAGGTTACCGTTACCCGTCACGGCACACTGGTAAATCGCTTCCAGCGCATCTTCAACAGCGGCTTCATCACGGTTGCTGCGAATGTCGGCCAAACGTGCAATCTGTGAATCACGTACTGCATTGTTATCGATTTCCAGAATATCAACATCGTCTTCTTCGTCCAGAGTGTATTTGTTAACACCGACGATAACGTCGTCACCACGGTCGATACGAGCCTGTTTTTTCGCTGCCGATTCTTCGATACGCAGTTTGGGGATACCGGTTTCGATAGCCTTGGCCATACCGCCTTTATCTTCTACTTCCTGAATCAGTTCACGGGCTTTATCAGCGATCTCTTTGGTCAGGCTCTCCATCATATAAGAACCGCCCCAGGGATCGACCACTTTAGTAATACCGGTTTCTTCCTGGATAATTAGCTGGGTATTACGGGCAATACGAGAAGAGAACTCTGTAGGCAGTGCAATCGCTTCATCCAAAGCGTTGGTATGCAAAGACTGAGTACCACCGAAGACTGAAGCCATGGCTTCAATCGTTGTTCTTACAACATTGTTATAAGGGTCTTGCTCGGTTAGCGACCAACCTGAAGTCTGGCTATGGGTACGTAACATGGAAGACTTAGGGTTAGTGGGATTAAACTCACTAACAATCTCAGCCCACAATAAACGCGCCGCGCGCATTTTGGCGATTTCCATATAGAAGTTCATGCCAATGCCCCAGAAGAAGGACAAACGTGGGGCAAACTTATCAATATCTAAACCGGAGGCAATCGCTGTGCGGATATATTCTTTACCGTCAGCCAAGGTGTAAGCCAATTCCAAAGCAGCATCAGCACCCGCTTCTTGAATATGGTAACCGGAGATAGAAATGGTATTAAACTTAGGCATATTTTCAGTGGCATAAGCAATAATGTCACCGATAATTTTCATTGAAGGGGCTGGTGGGTAGATATAAGTATTACGCACCATAAATTCTTTCAGGATATCGTTCTGGATAGTACCAGCCAGTTGGTCCTGACTCACGCCCTGCTCTTCGGCTGCAACGACATAGCCCGCCAATACAGGTAGTACCGCGCCGTTCATGGTCATAGAGACTGAAACTTTATCCAGTGGAATACCATCAAATAGGATTTTCATATCCTCAATGGAATCAATTGCTACACCCGCTTTACCCACATCACCGGTAACACGAGGATGATCAGAGTCATAACCACGGTGAGTAGCCAAATCGAAAGCAACCGAAACACCCTGACCACCTGCCGCTAAGGCTTTGCGGTAGAAGGCATTGGACTCTTCAGCAGTAGAGAAACCTGCGTACTGGCGAATGGTCCATGGGCGACCGGCATACATAGTTGCCTGCGGGCCTCGGATATAAGGCGCAGCACCGGGCATGGTATTGGTGTATTCCAGCCCTTCTATATCTTCGGCGGTGTAAAGGCATTTAACATCAATACCTTCAGCCGTATTCCAGGTGAGTTCTTCCGGGGCTTTACCCTTCATTTGCTTAGTGGCAATTTCTTTCCACTCTTCAACGCTGGTTTCTTTGGGCTTGTAATCAGACATGGTTTTAACCTTTGTAATATTAGTGCTCTTCACCGGGTTGATTGAGTTCAATCAACACACCGTCGCAAGACTTGGGGTGAATAAAAATAACTTTGGAATTATGGGCACCATTAGAGGGGCCATCCGATAAAAACTGGTAACCCTTCTCTTTTAAGCGAGCAATATCTTCTTCAATATTGTCGGTGCGGAAACACAGGTGGTGCATACCACCGCCTTTCTTTTCCAAATATTTAGCAATGGGACCTTCACCACGCAGCGGGTGAACTAACTCAATACTGGTCGGTGGTAGTGGAAAGAAAGCCGTAGAGGTTTTAGCCGCCTCTACATCTTCAGTACCTTCAAAGGTTAAACCGAAGTCTTCCATAAAACGCTTAATGCTGGCTTCCAAATCGGGAACAGCGATAGCTACGTGATCTAATGCAACAATCATATTATCTACTCTATTTTACGTACTGCAAAAACGAAGCGGTGCTTTTTTGGCGACGCGCTTTAATTTCTTCAGGGGTTTCAACAATAACAATTTCATCAGGTGTGATTTTAAATAGCGGCTGGCCTTTTTTGATAATCACGCCATCGCCTTCCACTAAAATTTTATCGATGGTACCGGAGAATGGTGCATAGACTTTGTTGAACATTTTCATAACTTCAACAATATAGAGTGGATCACCTTCATTAAAGTGTGAGCCAACTTCTACAAACGGATCCATACCCGGTGCTTCACGGGGGTATAGCATACCGCCACTGGCTGCAAGAATTTCATCGGACTTGGCTACCGGTGGTGGTACTAACACCTTGGCCATTTTGTCCTGCAACTCTTCATCGGTCAGTGCATCAGGAATATTGATACTTAGGTCGTCATTAACGGAAAGATCAAAGTAACCGGTTTGCAAAGCGATATATGGCAGTACAGAAATAATTTCAGTACCCGCCTGGAAGCCGGCATGGGCTGCCTGCACTTCGCTCCACTGCTCAGCACTAAAACCGTTGGGTGCAGACCCTGCTACTGCCTGATTCAGGTCAGTAAAGTTATCGGTACCCAGACGCTCATTTAATGTGGCGTAAAAAGAAACAGCCTGTTGCAATAACTCATTGTCGTGATCCCAAATCATATTGGCGGCAGGTTTGCCGGCAATATAATCCATATTCAGGTAGTGGTAGAGATCAGCGACTAACTCAATCGGGTTCTTTAACCAGGTAATAGTTTCGCCATCAACACTGTAGTTTTTGTGATTAAGACTTAACCAACCGGATAAAATATGCGGCTCAGCAAATAGCATATCCAAGGGACGCAGTAATAAACCAGCTTTGCGATCAAGGGCATTGATAAAGGCCGCTTTATTGTCGCCAGCATCACTCAGGTATTTGCCACGAATCTGGTTATAGGCAAATTTTAAATCAATATTATTGGCCACTTCTTTCAGCTGACCTACAGCGGTCAGATAAGGCACGATAAAGCGTGTGCTTGGGCGAGCATTAATATTCTGGCCAATAAACCAGTTTACCAAGCCGTAGTGGAATTCCAGATTAGTCGCCAGATCTTTACCGCGTAAATTGGTACGACGAATCACTTCCGCCAAACGCTCATAGCTGCTTAGACGGGTATCGCCCACGGTTAATAACAGCGCAATATTAGAATCATAAGCACCCGCCAAGTGGTACTTCATAAAGACATCGGTATCAGGGTTATGCATACTGATACCCTGATCATCACGTACTTCACCTTCCGCACAGTTTGACCAGCGTTCGATAATGCCGCCAGCGTGTGGCTGTAAGGCTTGGTTGGTTGCATTTAAACGCGCTTCAACGGAAGCTGCCTCACGCGGCAAACGAACCGGGGCAGGTAAACGTGTAGTGTGACGTGCTATTAATACCATCACTTCAACCAGTGACTCGGCAATAAAGTAGTCGTCCTGATTATCAGGATTGACAAATTTCAGCTTGTAGCAAAGCTCAGTAACACGGTGCTCTACCTGAATACGGGTATTCATTTCCATAAAGTAATGAGCTTCGCCATCAACGATACACTCAAAGGTACCTACGGAATCCAGCTTAACGGCTTTGCCGAAGACAGAGCCTTCATGCTCCATTTTGGCCAGAATTTCCAAATCCTTTTTCAACTGGTCAACTTCCGCTGCATTGCCAGCCGCTTCGGCAGCAGCAATAGCGGTATTTAATTCTTCTTCGGTAACAGACACTTCTAACAGTTTTTGTTCGTGCATCTGTAATGAACAGTCACGACCGCCCATGGTCATACACCACTCACCGTTACCTACCACCTGAATCTCCTGGTGACGGGTAGTATCGATATTCATTTCGATCAGAACATTTTTGTTATCGCCAACGCCGTTGGTTTTTAATTCGATCAGACATTCAAGCACCAGGGCCGGTACATTTTCGGCAGCTTTTTCTACTTGCTCTTCCAGCGTTGCGCCTTCATAGGAGCTGGCAGAGTTCAGAATACGCTGACCTTTACCACCGCCACCAGCAATCGCTTTTAAACGGAAACGATTATTGGGTTTTTCGGCCAGCATACGCTTGGCTTCAACCTGCAAAGCCAAACCGATATCGGCAGCAACGATAATATCAATACCGGCACTGTAGGATGCAGCCAGTAAGGCTAACGCTTTTTCTTCATCGTCCTTGCAGCTAGCAAAGTCGACAGTCAGGTTATTGTCTTTGGCGCATTGCTCTAAACCGTCTTTGCCATATTTGGCAAACAAAGCCAGGCTGGTTGCGTTATTAACACCAGGGGTTACCGACACACCGGTTTCAAGTGCAGTACGTTTTGCCTGATCTTTCATACCCGCAGAACGCTGGGTAAAGGAACAAGGGCCAATAAAGTTCAGGCCAGCATTTTCCATCGACTCAACCATTTCGGCATCTTCTGACATAAAGCCATAGCCAGCAAAGATAGCGTTATAACCATTGCTATGGGCGATATTGATAATTTGCTGAATACGCTCGGCACGCTCTTCTTTGGTAGCACCGGTATAATCAGGTACGCGGTGGACACGATCAGGGTCGGTA comes from the Oceanicoccus sagamiensis genome and includes:
- the mce gene encoding methylmalonyl-CoA epimerase — encoded protein: MIVALDHVAIAVPDLEASIKRFMEDFGLTFEGTEDVEAAKTSTAFFPLPPTSIELVHPLRGEGPIAKYLEKKGGGMHHLCFRTDNIEEDIARLKEKGYQFLSDGPSNGAHNSKVIFIHPKSCDGVLIELNQPGEEH
- a CDS encoding YiiD C-terminal domain-containing protein — its product is MADLLPPEQVSPLLGEFFAETLPITKYLNMRVHEYTGDKFSLAIDLEPSINDKMTAFGGSLYCVSVMNCWGMVYLQGRQRGINPNMVVSHAEIDYLAPVDDEVIIATCYEPEDADWDSFFESFNNRGKARAKVSSSIWCRGKEAVRFNGQYAIIGLID
- the meaB gene encoding methylmalonyl Co-A mutase-associated GTPase MeaB, with the translated sequence MTIDLDQLQQGNRRALAKAITLVESKLDNHRAQAQQILEQVLPKTGNSIRIGITGIPGVGKSTFIETFGLYLIEQGKKVAVLAVDPSSPLAGGSILGDKTRMEELSRRNEAYIRPSPSEGALGGVAQKTRETMLLCEAAGYDVIIVETVGVGQSEYEVAGMVDFFMVLMLPNAGDELQGIKKGIMELADALVVNKADGESLNLAAQTKRHYENALHLLRQSSFWSPQVLTCSAQEKNNIDTVWGMISNYHIDAVKNNAFYEKRSRQNQEWMDKLLFEMLELKLKQNPDVKQQLPDLHKKVVNGETTPFIAAKTLIDLL
- a CDS encoding biotin/lipoyl-containing protein yields the protein MKTSNDYYLNNALIHSDRKLINAQSEWVRSFNCEDMKPLIICRGPIRKEAMDVFDEMGIHGYGILLSEKDSITYTNALAPELRKLTDPDRVHRVPDYTGATKEERAERIQQIINIAHSNGYNAIFAGYGFMSEDAEMVESMENAGLNFIGPCSFTQRSAGMKDQAKRTALETGVSVTPGVNNATSLALFAKYGKDGLEQCAKDNNLTVDFASCKDDEEKALALLAASYSAGIDIIVAADIGLALQVEAKRMLAEKPNNRFRLKAIAGGGGKGQRILNSASSYEGATLEEQVEKAAENVPALVLECLIELKTNGVGDNKNVLIEMNIDTTRHQEIQVVGNGEWCMTMGGRDCSLQMHEQKLLEVSVTEEELNTAIAAAEAAGNAAEVDQLKKDLEILAKMEHEGSVFGKAVKLDSVGTFECIVDGEAHYFMEMNTRIQVEHRVTELCYKLKFVNPDNQDDYFIAESLVEVMVLIARHTTRLPAPVRLPREAASVEARLNATNQALQPHAGGIIERWSNCAEGEVRDDQGISMHNPDTDVFMKYHLAGAYDSNIALLLTVGDTRLSSYERLAEVIRRTNLRGKDLATNLEFHYGLVNWFIGQNINARPSTRFIVPYLTAVGQLKEVANNIDLKFAYNQIRGKYLSDAGDNKAAFINALDRKAGLLLRPLDMLFAEPHILSGWLSLNHKNYSVDGETITWLKNPIELVADLYHYLNMDYIAGKPAANMIWDHDNELLQQAVSFYATLNERLGTDNFTDLNQAVAGSAPNGFSAEQWSEVQAAHAGFQAGTEIISVLPYIALQTGYFDLSVNDDLSINIPDALTDEELQDKMAKVLVPPPVAKSDEILAASGGMLYPREAPGMDPFVEVGSHFNEGDPLYIVEVMKMFNKVYAPFSGTIDKILVEGDGVIIKKGQPLFKITPDEIVIVETPEEIKARRQKSTASFLQYVK
- the scpA gene encoding methylmalonyl-CoA mutase, with protein sequence MSDYKPKETSVEEWKEIATKQMKGKAPEELTWNTAEGIDVKCLYTAEDIEGLEYTNTMPGAAPYIRGPQATMYAGRPWTIRQYAGFSTAEESNAFYRKALAAGGQGVSVAFDLATHRGYDSDHPRVTGDVGKAGVAIDSIEDMKILFDGIPLDKVSVSMTMNGAVLPVLAGYVVAAEEQGVSQDQLAGTIQNDILKEFMVRNTYIYPPAPSMKIIGDIIAYATENMPKFNTISISGYHIQEAGADAALELAYTLADGKEYIRTAIASGLDIDKFAPRLSFFWGIGMNFYMEIAKMRAARLLWAEIVSEFNPTNPKSSMLRTHSQTSGWSLTEQDPYNNVVRTTIEAMASVFGGTQSLHTNALDEAIALPTEFSSRIARNTQLIIQEETGITKVVDPWGGSYMMESLTKEIADKARELIQEVEDKGGMAKAIETGIPKLRIEESAAKKQARIDRGDDVIVGVNKYTLDEEDDVDILEIDNNAVRDSQIARLADIRSNRDEAAVEDALEAIYQCAVTGNGNLLDLAVKATRLRATVGEISFAMEREFGRFNANSQTVSGVYGSAYQDDENWQGISGDIDNFVEKHGRRPRMLVCKMGQDGHDRGAKVIATAFADVGFDIDLSPMFSTPEEVAKQAVENDVHVVGVSSQAAGHKTLVPSLIEELKKQGADDIIVVAGGVIPKQDYDYLYDAGVKGIFGPGTKIPLAARDVLDSINAAYKL